One window from the genome of Elaeis guineensis isolate ETL-2024a chromosome 5, EG11, whole genome shotgun sequence encodes:
- the LOC105046371 gene encoding L-type lectin-domain containing receptor kinase S.4, which yields MPKNPTLFLAFLSLFLSAVSQNDEFVYTGFGDGGAASGSGTNIRLNGVAAIESNGILRLTNETSRLIGRAFYPSALQFRNATTGAAFSFSATFVFAIVPEYPKLGGHGLAFVISPSQELKGALPSQYLGLMNASDVGNFSNHLFAVEFDTVQDFEFGDIDDNHIGIDINNMESNASVPAAYYAGEGGRTSITLKSGERIQAWIDYDGIAKVINVTVAPFSSKPAVPILSIPVDLSPILHDRMFVGFSASTGLLASSHYLFGWGFKMNGVSQSLDLDSLPSLRQPKKKGTAFIFVVSATAVVVLIAAVAGAAYLFYRIKNADVIEPWELEVGPHRFSYKELKFATKGFRDRELIGFGGFGKVYKGTLPGSRAEVAVKRVSHGSRQGIQEFMAEIASIGRLRHRNLVQLQGWCRRRADLLLVYDYMPNGSLDKFLFCDGSQKAKPVLSWAERFGILHGVASALLYLHEDWEHVVIHRDVKASNVLLDADLHGRLSDFGLAKLHEHGANPSTTRVVGTLGYLAPELTRTGKATTSCDVFAFGALALEVVCGRRPIEPKAPPEELMLVDWVWEQWSSGLWADVVDPRLEGVYEREEVAVAIKVGLWCSHPAAARRPSMRQVVRYLNGGDAAEVPDVPSPQLADGGYEEEGGPVGFDDFVHSYPLSSLDKVSARSTIALGEEAAGGLCHEGPSILLDGSGARGLLEP from the coding sequence ATGCCTAAAAATCCTACCCTTTTCTtagcttttctctctctttttctctctgccGTCTCCCAGAACGACGAGTTCGTCTACACCGGCTTTGGCGACGgcggagcagccagtggatctgGCACTAATATAAGGTTAAATGGGGTGGCGGCGATCGAAAGCAATGGGATCCTACGGCTGACGAACGAGACGAGCCGCCTAATCGGCCGCGCCTTCTACCCGAGCGCCCTTCAATTCCGGAATGCCACTACGGGGGCCGCCTTCTCCTTCTCCGCCACCTTCGTCTTCGCCATCGTCCCCGAGTACCCCAAGCTCGGTGGCCACGGCCTTGCCTTCGTCATTTCCCCAAGCCAAGAGCTCAAGGGAGCTCTCCCCAGCCAATATTTAGGCCTCATGAACGCCAGCGACGTCGGCAACTTCTCCAACCACCTCTTCGCCGTGGAGTTCGACACCGTCCAGGACTTCGAGTTCGGCGACATCGACGACAACCATATCGGGATCGACATCAACAACATGGAATCCAACGCGTCCGTCCCCGCCGCCTACTACGCCGGCGAAGGCGGCCGCACCTCCATCACTCTCAAGAGCGGCGAAAGGATTCAGGCCTGGATCGACTACGATGGCATCGCGAAGGTGATCAATGTCACCGTTGCCCCCTTCTCTTCGAAGCCCGCAGTCCCCATTTTGTCGATCCCAGTGGATCTGTCTCCGATTCTCCACGACCGAATGTTCGTCGGCTTCTCGGCCTCAACGGGACTGCTGGCGAGCTCCCATTACCTTTTTGGCTGGGGCTTTAAGATGAATGGGGTCTCCCAGTCCCTCGACCTCGATTCTCTCCCGTCCCTCCGCCAACCCAAGAAGAAAGGCACCGCCTTTATCTTCGTCGTGTCCGCCACCGCCGTCGTCGTCCTGATTGCCGCCGTCGCCGGTGCTGCCTACCTCTTCTACAGGATCAAGAACGCCGACGTGATCGAGCCCTGGGAGCTGGAAGTCGGCCCCCACCGCTTCTCCTACAAGGAATTGAAGTTCGCCACCAAGGGGTTCCGGGATCGGGAGCTCATCGGTTTCGGCGGATTCGGCAAGGTCTACAAGGGGACCCTCCCAGGATCCCGAGCCGAGGTCGCGGTGAAGCGAGTCTCCCACGGATCGAGGCAGGGGATCCAGGAATTCATGGCGGAGATCGCCAGCATCGGGCGGCTCCGACACCGGAATCTGGTCCAGCTCCAGGGGTGGTGCCGTCGGCGGGCTGACCTCCTCTTGGTCTACGACTACATGCCCAATGGGAGCTTGGACAAGTTCCTATTTTGCGATGGATCCCAGAAGGCGAAGCCCGTGCTCTCGTGGGCGGAGCGGTTCGGGATCCTCCACGGCGTGGCCTCCGCCCTGCTCTACCTCCACGAGGACTGGGAGCACGTGGTGATCCACCGCGACGTGAAGGCCAGCAACGTCCTCCTGGACGCCGACCTACACGGCCGGCTCAGCGACTTTGGGCTCGCCAAGCTCCATGAGCACGGGGCCAACCCCAGCACCACCCGGGTGGTGGGCACCCTGGGCTACCTCGCCCCCGAGCTCACCCGGACAGGCAAGGCCACCACCAGCTGCGACGTCTTCGCTTTCGGCGCCCTCGCCCTCGAGGTGGTCTGCGGACGCCGACCCATCGAGCCCAAGGCGCCGCCGGAGGAGCTCATGCTGGTGGACTGGGTGTGGGAGCAGTGGAGCTCCGGGCTGTGGGCCGACGTGGTGGACCCACGGCTGGAGGGTGTCTACGAGCGCGAGGAGGTGGCGGTGGCAATCAAGGTGGGGCTGTGGTGCTCCCACCCGGCGGCCGCGAGGCGGCCGTCGATGAGGCAGGTGGTGCGGTACCTCAACGGTGGCGACGCGGCGGAGGTGCCGGACGTGCCGAGCCCGCAGCTGGCGGACGGTGGCTACGAGGAGGAGGGCGGTCCCGTGGGGTTCGACGACTTCGTGCACTCGTACCCGTTGTCGTCGTTGGATAAGGTGTCGGCGAGATCGACGATCGCCCTTGGCGAGGAGGCGGCCGGGGGACTGTGTCATGAAGGGCCATCCATACTCTTGGATGGTTCCGGTGCACGTGGGCTCTTGGAGCCGTGA